One Bosea sp. 685 DNA segment encodes these proteins:
- a CDS encoding methyl-accepting chemotaxis protein, translating into MIWTLTGIRAAVARVLLGLAFLHVPILALSIWFRGGDILLPASCAFLLAMGALLLYLRCGVAIVTQLVIALVLIGQVSMLVYSFAGHPWQPDTHMYYFAVLALLAGFCDWRPIVMGAALTALHHLALQYILPSAVFYQGGSLLRVLLHAVIVIIETAFLAALAVILGRMFATNENSLQRANEIAERERMAGEREKRQAGELGRRAEALREIVQSFRSQMERAMAVLDRAAETMQGGSRELTGTSDQARQQMALVSEAADATTRGIDQLANASGQLAESIGEIGRNVSHSADGSKNAADLARRASDEIEELARNSENVGAVVEIIRGIAAQTSMLALNATIEAARAGEMGRGFAVVASEVKTLSAQTARATDEVSGQIHAMQIASQRSLKAIRDIVGAMGEVEKVAEAIAVAVHEQDRATAEIARQVQLSFEGARRGVGVVGNFELMTVRSHDAAEQLQEAADALAAQAHSIRHEVAAFCTLVAAA; encoded by the coding sequence ATGATCTGGACCTTGACGGGCATTCGCGCCGCCGTCGCCCGCGTGCTGCTGGGGCTCGCATTCCTGCACGTGCCGATCCTGGCGCTGAGCATCTGGTTCCGCGGCGGAGACATCCTGCTGCCGGCGTCCTGTGCCTTCCTGCTGGCTATGGGCGCCTTGCTGCTCTACCTGCGCTGCGGCGTCGCCATCGTCACGCAGCTCGTCATTGCGCTCGTGCTGATCGGCCAGGTCTCGATGCTGGTCTATAGCTTCGCCGGCCATCCCTGGCAGCCCGATACGCATATGTACTATTTCGCGGTCCTGGCCTTGCTCGCTGGCTTCTGCGACTGGCGTCCCATCGTGATGGGCGCCGCTTTGACAGCGCTCCACCACCTCGCCCTGCAATACATCCTGCCGTCCGCCGTGTTCTATCAGGGTGGCAGCCTCCTGCGCGTGCTGTTGCACGCCGTGATCGTCATCATCGAAACCGCGTTCCTGGCGGCACTTGCCGTGATCCTGGGGCGGATGTTCGCGACCAATGAAAACAGCCTGCAGCGCGCCAACGAGATCGCTGAGCGCGAGCGGATGGCGGGCGAACGCGAAAAGCGCCAGGCTGGCGAGCTCGGGCGGCGCGCGGAGGCGCTGCGCGAGATCGTCCAGAGCTTCCGCTCCCAGATGGAGCGGGCCATGGCGGTACTCGATCGCGCGGCCGAGACCATGCAGGGCGGGTCGCGCGAACTGACCGGCACGTCGGATCAGGCGCGCCAGCAGATGGCGTTGGTCTCTGAGGCTGCGGATGCGACGACGCGCGGCATCGATCAGCTTGCCAATGCGAGCGGTCAGCTCGCGGAATCGATCGGTGAGATCGGCCGAAACGTCTCGCATTCCGCCGACGGTTCCAAGAACGCAGCCGATCTCGCCCGCCGCGCCAGCGATGAGATCGAGGAGCTTGCCCGCAACAGCGAGAATGTCGGCGCTGTCGTCGAGATCATTCGCGGCATCGCGGCGCAGACCAGCATGCTGGCGCTGAATGCCACGATCGAGGCGGCGCGTGCCGGCGAGATGGGGCGTGGCTTCGCGGTTGTCGCCAGCGAGGTGAAGACATTGTCGGCGCAGACCGCTCGCGCCACTGACGAAGTCTCAGGCCAGATCCATGCGATGCAGATCGCCTCGCAGCGCTCGCTCAAGGCCATCCGCGATATCGTTGGCGCAATGGGTGAGGTCGAGAAAGTGGCTGAGGCGATCGCGGTTGCGGTCCATGAGCAGGATCGGGCGACCGCGGAGATCGCGCGCCAGGTCCAGCTTTCGTTCGAGGGCGCCAGGCGCGGTGTCGGTGTCGTCGGCAATTTCGAGCTGATGACGGTGCGCTCGCATGATGCGGCGGAGCAATTGCAGGAGGCGGCCGATGCGCTTGCCGCGCAGGCGCACAGCATCCGCCATGAGGTCGCGGCGTTCTGTACTCTGGTCGCGGCGGCCTGA
- a CDS encoding TadE/TadG family type IV pilus assembly protein yields the protein MWTSANRFRRNEVATSAVEFAMIAPVLLLMIFGIIGYGYVLGIYHGIQQVASEAARASVSGVTDTERDQIARAFVTANASSYAFIDPTKVTVTTAQSGAPQQTFSVAVAYDMSGTLFQSLASLVSLPPPTVVRRAVIQRGGY from the coding sequence ATGTGGACCTCAGCAAACCGGTTCCGTCGGAACGAAGTCGCCACGAGCGCAGTCGAATTCGCGATGATCGCGCCTGTGCTCCTTCTGATGATCTTCGGAATAATCGGCTATGGCTATGTTCTGGGCATTTATCACGGCATCCAGCAAGTCGCTTCCGAAGCCGCACGCGCCTCCGTTTCCGGCGTAACAGACACCGAACGTGACCAGATCGCGCGTGCTTTCGTCACGGCGAACGCGTCCTCCTACGCTTTCATCGATCCGACCAAGGTGACCGTGACGACAGCCCAGAGCGGCGCGCCGCAGCAGACCTTCTCTGTCGCGGTCGCCTACGACATGTCCGGAACGCTCTTCCAGAGCCTCGCCTCGCTTGTTTCGCTACCACCACCCACGGTTGTACGTCGAGCCGTCATCCAGCGCGGCGGCTACTGA
- a CDS encoding pilus assembly protein TadG-related protein has product MNRSFKAFAKNERGGAALLFAAGIFVLFGFGAMAVDVGSFFYEKRRQQTANDLAALAAAADLPRAKAAAQATAGSNGYAATTVQTVQTGIYNADATIPVNSRFTPSTATTANAVKVEMRGVTQMLLGRVFAATSSPSTAQASTTLASFSNGDVPIGSSAIAVQDAQAAFAVGSRLAQLDGGLLNSLLSSLLGSSVSLSVMDYNGLAQARIDLFTFAKYLALRANLSAVTYDDVLKANVKLGDVLYAAQQAARDNSTSSVTANNALSQLATTTSSSAQRVDLTKLISFGPAGQTALSLPGPIVASLTALDLVSAVAQISNGTRQIDTGLSINIPGLASVTLKLAIGERPVGTTLVSVGRAGATVHTAQTRLLLTINLVGSGQASLVNLPLYLELASATAKLTSVQCTPGDVTTSRVTLGVTPAVVDAWIGQVSLADFNNFSASPNPPAAVVLNVAGLLKVTLRAHVTMTNLAETPVNFTYPEILRGDKRTTSTQDFIASLLSNLFNSLDLRVDLLGLGLDLGGVGNLVGSIVAAAATPIDQLLTGLLGTLGIGLGQADSWVTGVRCGGSLLVR; this is encoded by the coding sequence ATGAATCGCAGCTTCAAAGCTTTTGCCAAGAACGAGCGCGGCGGCGCGGCCCTGCTCTTCGCCGCCGGGATCTTCGTCCTTTTCGGTTTTGGGGCGATGGCGGTCGATGTCGGCAGCTTCTTCTATGAGAAGCGGCGGCAGCAGACAGCCAACGATCTCGCAGCGCTTGCAGCCGCGGCGGATCTGCCGCGCGCCAAGGCTGCCGCGCAGGCTACCGCCGGCAGCAACGGCTACGCTGCCACGACCGTCCAGACCGTGCAGACCGGCATCTACAACGCCGACGCGACCATACCGGTCAACAGCCGCTTCACGCCCAGCACGGCGACGACAGCTAACGCCGTCAAGGTCGAGATGCGCGGAGTGACGCAGATGTTGCTCGGCCGCGTTTTCGCGGCGACCAGTTCGCCAAGCACGGCTCAAGCCAGCACGACGCTGGCGAGCTTCTCGAATGGCGACGTGCCGATCGGCAGCAGCGCCATCGCGGTGCAGGATGCGCAGGCGGCCTTCGCGGTCGGCTCAAGGCTGGCACAGCTGGACGGCGGTCTCCTGAACAGCCTGCTCAGTTCGCTCCTGGGCAGCAGCGTCTCCCTTTCCGTGATGGACTATAACGGGCTGGCGCAGGCGCGGATCGACCTGTTCACATTCGCCAAATACCTGGCGTTGCGCGCCAACCTGTCGGCCGTGACCTATGACGACGTGCTGAAGGCGAATGTGAAACTCGGCGACGTGCTATACGCCGCTCAGCAGGCTGCGCGCGACAACAGCACCAGCAGCGTAACGGCGAACAATGCGCTCTCGCAGCTGGCCACGACGACGTCCAGCTCGGCGCAGCGCGTCGACCTGACCAAGCTCATCTCGTTTGGCCCCGCCGGCCAGACAGCGCTGTCGCTGCCGGGGCCGATCGTGGCTTCGCTTACGGCGCTAGACCTGGTCTCGGCGGTCGCCCAGATCTCAAATGGCACGCGCCAGATCGACACGGGGCTATCCATCAATATCCCCGGCCTGGCGTCTGTCACGCTCAAGCTTGCCATCGGCGAGCGGCCGGTGGGCACGACCCTCGTCAGTGTCGGACGCGCTGGCGCAACCGTCCACACCGCCCAGACCCGCCTGCTGCTGACGATCAACCTCGTCGGCAGCGGACAAGCCTCACTGGTGAACCTGCCGCTCTATCTCGAACTCGCCTCCGCGACGGCGAAGCTCACGAGCGTCCAGTGCACCCCGGGAGACGTCACCACCTCCCGCGTCACGCTCGGCGTCACACCGGCCGTGGTCGATGCCTGGATCGGGCAGGTCTCGCTGGCGGATTTCAACAACTTCAGCGCGAGCCCGAACCCTCCCGCCGCCGTGGTCCTGAACGTCGCCGGGCTCCTCAAGGTGACCTTGCGGGCACATGTTACCATGACGAACCTGGCTGAGACCCCGGTGAACTTCACCTATCCGGAGATCCTGCGCGGCGACAAACGCACGACTTCGACGCAGGATTTCATCGCGAGCCTGCTGTCGAATCTCTTCAACAGCCTGGACCTTCGTGTCGACTTGCTGGGGCTGGGGTTGGACCTCGGCGGCGTCGGCAACCTCGTCGGCAGCATCGTCGCGGCCGCGGCGACCCCGATCGACCAGTTGCTCACCGGGCTGCTCGGGACGCTCGGCATCGGCCTCGGCCAGGCCGATAGCTGGGTCACCGGTGTGCGCTGCGGCGGCTCCCTGCTGGTGCGCTGA
- a CDS encoding low molecular weight phosphatase family protein, with the protein MCAQNAVRSPMAEAMAKHFFGKSIYVQSAGARRGEVDGFMLTVLDEIGIDAHKHKPKSVEELEEWEGLNFDLIVSLSPEAHHKALDLTRTVAADVEYWPTIDPTVVQGSREQVLEAYREVRDGLMQRIKHRLRA; encoded by the coding sequence ATGTGCGCGCAAAACGCGGTGCGCTCGCCCATGGCCGAGGCGATGGCCAAGCATTTTTTCGGCAAGTCGATCTATGTCCAGTCGGCCGGAGCCAGACGGGGCGAGGTCGACGGCTTCATGCTCACGGTTCTCGACGAGATCGGCATCGACGCGCACAAGCACAAGCCGAAATCGGTCGAGGAGCTGGAAGAGTGGGAGGGGTTGAATTTCGACCTGATCGTCTCGCTCTCGCCGGAAGCCCACCACAAGGCGCTCGACCTGACGCGCACGGTCGCTGCCGATGTCGAATACTGGCCGACGATCGACCCCACCGTCGTGCAGGGCTCACGCGAGCAGGTGCTGGAGGCCTATCGCGAGGTGCGCGACGGCTTGATGCAGCGCATCAAGCACAGGTTGAGGGCTTGA
- a CDS encoding UPF0262 family protein, protein MSESKCLIGVTLDEASLGRGSPDQEHERAVAIYDLIERNRFALPGHDGGPYLAHLALVERRLVFDIRQADGVPVVAHHLSLTPLRRIIKDYAMVCESYYAAIRTATPSQIESIDMGRRGLHDEAAHILVDRLASKVEIDFDTARRLFTLIYALHWKG, encoded by the coding sequence ATGTCGGAGTCGAAATGCCTGATCGGCGTCACGCTCGACGAAGCCTCGCTCGGGCGTGGCTCGCCGGATCAGGAGCATGAGCGAGCGGTCGCGATCTACGATCTGATCGAGCGCAATCGCTTCGCGCTTCCCGGCCATGATGGCGGGCCCTATCTGGCGCATCTGGCGCTGGTCGAGCGCCGGCTGGTCTTCGACATCAGGCAGGCCGACGGCGTTCCCGTCGTCGCGCATCATCTCTCGCTGACGCCGCTGCGCCGTATCATCAAGGACTATGCGATGGTGTGCGAGAGCTATTACGCTGCCATCCGCACCGCCACGCCGTCGCAAATCGAATCGATCGATATGGGCCGGCGCGGCCTTCACGACGAGGCGGCGCACATCCTGGTGGACCGCCTCGCGAGCAAGGTCGAGATCGATTTCGATACGGCGCGGCGGCTCTTCACCCTGATCTATGCCCTGCACTGGAAGGGCTGA
- the hisD gene encoding histidinol dehydrogenase codes for MPIRLDDRDARFEQDFQNLLGAKREVSEEVDRVVADIIAEVRAQGDAALIAYTSRFDGLDLTPQTLRVSEAEIDAAVKASPPEQLVALETARARIEAYHLRQKPQDAWFTDEAGVASGWRWSAIEAVGLYVPGGTASYPSSVLMNAVPAKVAGVDRVVMVAPTPRGETNPLVLAAARLAGVDEVYRIGGAQAVAALAYGTAMIAPVSKIVGPGNAYVAAAKRRVFGQVGIDMIAGPSEVLVIADGSANPDWIAADLLAQAEHDVSAQSILMTDDAGLAGEVEKAVIAQLATLPRAEIAGKSWADYGAILLVADLEAAIPLVDRLAPEHLEIMTAEPEGLAARIRNAGAIFIGGHTPEAIGDYVGGPNHVLPTARSARFSSGLGVLDFMKRTSLLQCGPEALRALAPAAVRLAEAEGLQAHGRSVTIRLNL; via the coding sequence ATGCCGATCAGGCTCGACGACAGGGATGCACGCTTCGAGCAGGATTTCCAGAACCTGCTGGGCGCCAAGCGCGAGGTCTCGGAGGAGGTCGACCGCGTCGTCGCCGACATCATCGCCGAGGTCCGCGCCCAGGGCGATGCAGCGCTCATCGCCTATACCAGCCGCTTCGACGGGCTCGACCTGACGCCACAGACCCTGCGCGTCTCCGAGGCGGAGATCGATGCCGCCGTCAAAGCCAGCCCGCCCGAGCAGCTCGTGGCGCTGGAAACGGCACGCGCACGGATCGAGGCCTATCATCTGCGCCAGAAGCCGCAGGATGCCTGGTTCACCGACGAGGCCGGGGTCGCAAGCGGTTGGCGCTGGAGCGCGATCGAGGCGGTCGGCCTCTATGTGCCGGGCGGCACGGCGAGCTACCCGTCCTCGGTGCTGATGAACGCCGTTCCGGCCAAGGTCGCCGGTGTCGACCGGGTGGTGATGGTTGCGCCGACCCCGCGCGGCGAAACCAACCCGCTGGTGCTGGCCGCGGCGCGGCTTGCCGGCGTCGACGAGGTCTATCGCATCGGCGGCGCGCAGGCTGTGGCCGCGCTCGCCTATGGCACGGCGATGATCGCCCCGGTCTCAAAGATCGTCGGGCCTGGCAACGCCTATGTCGCCGCCGCCAAGCGGCGCGTCTTCGGCCAGGTCGGTATCGACATGATCGCCGGTCCCTCCGAGGTGCTGGTCATCGCGGACGGTTCGGCAAATCCCGACTGGATCGCCGCCGACCTGCTGGCCCAGGCCGAGCACGACGTCTCGGCCCAGTCGATCCTGATGACGGACGATGCCGGTTTGGCCGGCGAGGTCGAGAAGGCGGTTATCGCGCAGCTCGCGACGCTGCCGCGCGCCGAGATCGCCGGCAAGAGCTGGGCTGATTACGGCGCGATCCTGCTGGTCGCAGATCTTGAGGCCGCGATCCCGCTGGTCGACCGGCTCGCGCCCGAGCATCTCGAGATCATGACGGCCGAGCCCGAAGGCCTGGCGGCCAGGATCCGCAATGCGGGCGCGATCTTTATCGGTGGTCATACGCCCGAGGCCATCGGCGACTATGTCGGCGGGCCCAACCATGTCCTGCCGACGGCGCGTTCGGCCCGGTTTTCCTCCGGGCTCGGAGTGCTCGATTTCATGAAGCGAACCTCGCTGCTGCAATGCGGGCCTGAGGCGCTGCGCGCGCTCGCGCCGGCCGCCGTCCGGCTTGCCGAAGCGGAGGGCTTGCAGGCGCATGGTCGTTCCGTGACGATCAGATTGAATCTGTGA
- a CDS encoding DUF2948 family protein: MPIDAADPLKLIALDADDLAILSAHLQDAVLKVADIAYLPGEKRFALAARRFDWAGAQARQRRRRLAALHFERVTAVRSTGIDTAAPGTVLNLLAITFDERDGPTGDVTLHFSDGAAIRLGVECIEAQMKDLGPVWEAVATPDHPNGA; encoded by the coding sequence ATGCCGATTGACGCCGCAGACCCGCTGAAGCTGATCGCACTCGACGCTGACGATCTGGCGATCCTGTCCGCTCATCTCCAGGATGCTGTCCTGAAGGTGGCGGATATCGCTTATCTTCCGGGCGAAAAGCGTTTCGCGCTCGCGGCGCGCCGGTTCGACTGGGCGGGCGCGCAGGCCAGGCAGCGCCGGCGGCGTCTCGCCGCGCTGCATTTCGAGCGGGTCACCGCGGTCCGCAGCACCGGGATCGACACAGCTGCCCCGGGCACCGTCCTGAACCTGCTGGCAATCACCTTCGACGAGCGCGACGGCCCGACCGGAGACGTCACCTTGCACTTCTCGGACGGCGCCGCGATCCGGCTCGGCGTCGAATGCATCGAAGCTCAGATGAAGGACCTTGGCCCGGTCTGGGAAGCGGTCGCGACGCCCGACCATCCCAACGGCGCCTGA
- the murA gene encoding UDP-N-acetylglucosamine 1-carboxyvinyltransferase encodes MDKIRITGGQRLNGTIQISGAKNAALPLMIASLLTDETLTLVNVPRLSDVTALSRILSNQGVDRTVAGKRIGQSAESGQTVSLTARQITDTCAPYELVSTMRASFWVIAPILARMGEAKVSLPGGCAIGTRPVDLLLMALEKLGAQITIENGYALARAPKGLKGAEINFPKVTVGGTHTALMAAVLADGTTVIENAAREPEVTDLAACLVKMGAKIEGAGTSRIVVTGVARLGGAHHAVLPDRIETGTYAMAVAMTGGDVLLEGARPDLLQSALDVLTKAGVDISSTNEGIRVRRNGQALNAVDIDTDPFPGFPTDLQAQFMALMTRAKGTSRIRETIFENRFMHVQELARLGAKIRLDGDAAYVEGVAKLTGAPVMATDLRASVSLVIGGLAAEGDTTINRVYHLDRGFEALEAKLTRCGAEVERISS; translated from the coding sequence ATGGACAAGATCCGCATTACCGGCGGCCAGCGCCTCAATGGCACGATCCAGATCTCGGGTGCGAAGAACGCCGCCCTCCCGCTGATGATCGCGAGCCTGTTGACGGACGAGACCTTGACGCTGGTCAATGTGCCGCGCCTCTCCGACGTCACGGCGCTGTCGCGCATCCTGTCCAATCAGGGGGTCGATCGCACAGTCGCGGGCAAGCGTATCGGCCAGTCGGCCGAAAGCGGCCAGACCGTCTCGCTGACGGCTCGCCAGATCACCGATACCTGCGCGCCCTATGAACTGGTCTCGACCATGCGGGCGAGCTTCTGGGTCATCGCTCCGATCCTGGCGCGCATGGGTGAGGCCAAGGTTTCGCTGCCCGGCGGCTGCGCCATCGGCACGCGCCCCGTCGATCTGCTGCTGATGGCGCTGGAGAAACTCGGCGCACAGATCACCATCGAGAATGGCTACGCCCTGGCGCGGGCGCCCAAGGGCCTGAAGGGCGCCGAGATCAACTTCCCGAAGGTTACGGTCGGCGGCACCCATACCGCCCTGATGGCTGCCGTGCTGGCCGATGGCACGACGGTCATCGAGAATGCCGCGCGCGAGCCGGAGGTGACCGACCTTGCCGCCTGCCTCGTCAAGATGGGCGCCAAGATCGAGGGGGCCGGCACCTCGCGTATCGTCGTCACCGGCGTCGCCCGCCTTGGCGGTGCCCACCACGCGGTCCTGCCCGACCGTATCGAGACCGGGACCTATGCCATGGCCGTCGCGATGACGGGTGGCGACGTGCTGCTTGAAGGCGCACGGCCCGACCTGCTGCAATCGGCGCTCGATGTCCTGACCAAGGCGGGTGTCGACATCAGCTCGACCAATGAGGGTATCCGCGTGCGCCGCAACGGCCAGGCGCTGAACGCCGTCGATATCGACACCGATCCCTTCCCTGGTTTCCCGACGGATCTCCAGGCGCAGTTCATGGCGCTGATGACGCGGGCCAAGGGCACTTCGCGCATTCGCGAGACCATCTTCGAGAACCGCTTCATGCATGTGCAGGAACTGGCGCGGCTGGGCGCCAAGATCAGGCTCGACGGCGATGCCGCCTATGTCGAGGGCGTCGCCAAGCTCACCGGCGCACCGGTGATGGCGACGGATCTGCGCGCCTCGGTCTCGCTCGTCATCGGCGGGCTTGCCGCCGAAGGCGACACCACGATCAACCGCGTCTACCATCTCGACCGCGGTTTCGAGGCGCTCGAGGCGAAGCTGACCCGTTGCGGCGCCGAGGTCGAACGCATCAGCAGTTGA
- a CDS encoding enoyl-CoA hydratase-related protein, whose translation MFQSLSSVPKTGSATTLDSCDVIDAIRHQAGFLPEVQIDYEPDILTLWVTIRPELKPVFTLQLLDSLGKIQRAIFALWGAPDQYHRAPIRFLAFRGTGPFFTLGGDLDFYLDCLAKNDRAALAEYARLSIEGAVWNASGLNGLVVTLSTIHAKAIGGGIDAPRSCNIMIAEEQASFVYPEIKFNHFPITAVAILSRRMGPRAAEQMLLSGEELSARDFMAAGGLEAVVPTGTGESWIRKYAADSLPMHAAKTALFSAFNRRAGDLKEELEHLGEIWTNCMLRLNPSAISKLQRIAQTQDRMLARVYQRPPAVAANASSGR comes from the coding sequence ATGTTCCAGTCTCTTTCGTCAGTTCCGAAGACTGGTTCCGCGACGACTCTCGACAGCTGCGACGTCATCGACGCCATCCGGCATCAGGCCGGCTTCCTGCCCGAGGTGCAGATCGACTACGAACCCGACATCCTGACCTTGTGGGTGACGATCCGGCCGGAGCTGAAGCCGGTTTTCACGCTTCAGCTGCTTGACAGCCTGGGCAAGATTCAGCGCGCGATCTTCGCGCTATGGGGTGCGCCGGACCAATATCACCGCGCTCCGATCCGCTTTCTCGCTTTCCGCGGAACGGGCCCGTTCTTCACGCTCGGCGGCGATCTGGACTTCTATCTCGACTGCCTGGCCAAGAATGATCGCGCGGCGCTGGCCGAATATGCACGGCTCTCGATCGAGGGCGCGGTCTGGAACGCCAGCGGCCTGAACGGCCTCGTGGTCACGCTCTCGACCATTCACGCCAAGGCGATCGGCGGCGGCATCGACGCGCCGCGCTCCTGCAACATCATGATCGCCGAGGAGCAGGCCTCGTTCGTCTACCCCGAAATCAAGTTCAACCATTTCCCGATCACGGCGGTCGCGATCCTGTCGCGCCGCATGGGACCGCGCGCCGCCGAGCAGATGCTGCTCTCCGGCGAGGAGCTCAGCGCCCGCGATTTCATGGCGGCGGGCGGCCTCGAAGCCGTCGTCCCGACGGGAACGGGCGAGAGCTGGATCCGCAAATACGCCGCCGATTCCTTGCCCATGCATGCCGCCAAGACCGCCCTGTTCTCTGCCTTCAACCGCCGCGCCGGCGATCTGAAGGAGGAGCTGGAGCACCTCGGGGAAATCTGGACCAACTGCATGCTGCGGCTGAACCCCAGCGCGATCTCGAAGTTGCAACGCATCGCGCAGACCCAGGACCGCATGCTCGCCCGCGTCTATCAGCGCCCACCTGCGGTTGCAGCAAACGCTTCGAGCGGCCGCTAA